A region of Haloplanus sp. XH21 DNA encodes the following proteins:
- a CDS encoding PLP-dependent cysteine synthase family protein gives MSEAVPVDESTIGETPLVKLPLDAPPTVYAKVEWFNLYEQPYGGGSVKTRIGKSMLDAAADAGHLDDVPTIIEPSSGNTGTAIARLGGHRGYDVEIYLPPRPSEAKVLAIEDAGGEVTRSRTYERMIEDCAERVAEATDDACYNPNQYENPANPAVHERETGREIWEQTDGEVTHFVGGVGTGGTVTGVGRALHDRGDVSVIGYEPARPSHTISGLRYARGPAFDYPGTFDPSVVDRRRVVTSSAARRWARRLRQRVADVSLDIRDPGQHDAATVRNHLRVDDQFLVGPSTGGVLAAFYEHAMDGGFADDDVVVLMAADRGDRYTSFPDWADHSGSTA, from the coding sequence ATGTCCGAGGCCGTCCCGGTCGACGAGTCGACGATCGGCGAGACGCCGCTGGTGAAGCTTCCCCTGGACGCGCCGCCCACGGTGTACGCCAAAGTCGAGTGGTTCAACCTGTACGAACAGCCCTACGGCGGTGGCTCGGTCAAGACGCGCATCGGCAAGTCAATGCTCGATGCGGCGGCCGACGCGGGCCATCTCGACGATGTCCCGACGATCATCGAACCCTCCTCCGGCAACACCGGCACGGCGATCGCCCGTCTCGGCGGGCACCGCGGCTACGACGTCGAAATCTATCTGCCGCCCCGCCCCAGCGAGGCGAAGGTCCTCGCCATCGAGGACGCGGGCGGGGAGGTGACTCGGTCGCGGACGTACGAACGGATGATCGAGGACTGCGCCGAGCGAGTCGCCGAAGCGACGGACGACGCGTGTTACAACCCGAACCAGTACGAGAATCCGGCGAACCCCGCCGTTCACGAACGGGAGACGGGACGCGAGATCTGGGAGCAGACCGACGGCGAGGTGACCCACTTCGTCGGCGGTGTCGGCACCGGCGGAACGGTGACGGGCGTCGGCCGCGCGCTCCACGACCGCGGCGACGTGTCGGTGATCGGCTACGAACCCGCGCGGCCGTCGCACACCATCTCCGGCCTCCGATACGCCCGCGGCCCCGCCTTCGACTACCCCGGCACGTTCGACCCGTCCGTGGTCGACCGGCGGCGGGTCGTCACCAGCAGCGCCGCGCGACGCTGGGCGCGACGCCTGCGCCAGCGGGTCGCGGATGTCTCTCTCGATATCCGGGACCCCGGACAACACGACGCGGCGACCGTCAGGAACCACCTCCGGGTCGACGACCAGTTTCTCGTCGGTCCGTCGACGGGCGGCGTCCTCGCCGCTTTCTACGAGCACGCGATGGACGGCGGCTTCGCGGACGACGACGTGGTCGTCCTCATGGCTGCCGACCGGGGCGACCGGTACACGTCCTTCCCCGACTGGGCCGACCACTCGGGGTCGACCGCGTAA
- a CDS encoding PAS domain-containing protein, with translation MSDPLLEADMGVLSEFASLVPGGVLVVDDRGGLVWADDDATELFDLDRDDPSIPDVSGRGGERLPPAERPYMQVFETSEPVRDVSCQAALADGPGVVTVDAVLLSGDRAALTVDTETPTRDGADVLERVDDGFFALDRDWRFTYVNGRAESLLERSEAALLGENIWDAFPAAVDSRFPAEYERAMETQEPVAFDAYFPPLEEWFEVRAYPSETGLSVYFKGVTERKERERELEQYETILETIDDGVYIVDQDGEFRLVNEAYAEMVGREPEDLVGTAASTLVSDETAERAQEIHRELCETDTEQARLETDLETVDGDPLTAEATFTLIDQGDETWRVGVVRDITERKERERELAAQSRQQRAVAELGKHALGDTDLDAFLDRAASVVAAVLDNDYCKVLDLDADAGELTLRQGVGWDPGIVGAATVSATGDDSQAAYTLGQQEPVVVEDLAEDARFSGPDLLTDHDVTSGISVIIGSLEDPWGILGTHDTDRKAFDEHDVDFVRSVATLVAATIDNHDRRRSLEDATAAFRSASQISVRDEPVEERARDLLALGSDFLGLDTGFLTRIDAGTQTIELVAGDTGVIEEGVECPIEQAYCRTALDERGLVATHDASGSEWVSDLAYGTWDSDAYVGHVISVDGEPYGTIGFAGDETCDAFDDIELAFVEQIAQWMRYELSRRDRERKLTERRRRYRTLIDNLPNGAVVLFDHDLRYTTFGGSLPGNLDGESDVETERIDETLPEPLAAQVLPNYRATLNGEERQFVMTHDDELRTVHTTPITAEDGTVVAGMAISQDITERRERERKLRRQREQLSVLNDINSLVQDISETVIEQSDPAAVQSAIRTHLQESAFYRTAWVGTVGPHRETIMRATGSDAEDLPVDPPIDIEGDSVTAEAVRTGDMCVEQAVAADSVEAMAAIPLTFEGALYGVLTVFTSRTDAFGDAERTTLDRLGTIVAHAMLSIDREARLHRSERLYRRLAENIPNGSVTMVDTDLRYQVAAGELLEWVDIDGRDLHGKRPTEADALPEEGGRKVERACGAALEGETVSYRLAYGDHVIDAQTLPIWDEAEESVVGAMTLARDITERVEQQQELEHERERLELLIRLIRHNFLNSLNVVDARLNLIEGRVDYEVSDHLDTAQRRTGEMIDLVETIRNLTDATIDSDQHELEPVRVDRVLVDETESVAATYPGAAFTVGDLPPVSVAADSLLGEAFGNVLHNAVQHNDKETPQVTVDATATDETVTVSVADNGPGIPADLKESIFEKGIQGFQNPGTGFGLHIVREIVDTYGGEVAALDDDPEGTIFRITLDRADMAET, from the coding sequence ATGTCCGACCCTCTTCTGGAGGCCGACATGGGGGTTCTCTCCGAGTTTGCATCGTTGGTTCCAGGGGGCGTTCTCGTCGTCGACGACAGGGGTGGTTTAGTGTGGGCCGACGACGACGCCACGGAGCTGTTCGATCTCGACCGAGACGATCCCTCGATACCGGACGTATCCGGTCGCGGGGGGGAGCGACTGCCCCCTGCCGAGCGGCCGTACATGCAGGTGTTCGAGACGAGCGAGCCAGTCCGGGACGTGTCGTGCCAGGCTGCACTCGCCGACGGCCCCGGCGTGGTCACCGTCGACGCCGTCCTGCTCTCGGGTGACCGGGCCGCCCTCACCGTCGACACCGAGACGCCGACGCGGGACGGCGCCGACGTTCTCGAACGGGTCGACGACGGCTTCTTCGCGCTCGATCGCGACTGGCGATTCACGTACGTGAACGGCCGTGCCGAGTCGCTCCTCGAACGGAGCGAGGCGGCTCTCCTCGGCGAAAACATCTGGGACGCGTTCCCCGCGGCGGTCGACTCGCGGTTTCCAGCGGAGTACGAACGCGCGATGGAGACCCAGGAGCCGGTCGCGTTCGACGCGTATTTCCCCCCGCTCGAGGAGTGGTTCGAGGTGCGCGCTTACCCCTCCGAGACGGGGCTGTCGGTGTATTTCAAGGGCGTCACCGAGCGCAAGGAGCGCGAACGGGAACTGGAGCAGTACGAGACCATCCTCGAGACCATCGACGACGGCGTCTACATCGTCGACCAGGACGGGGAATTCAGACTCGTCAACGAGGCGTACGCCGAGATGGTCGGCCGCGAACCGGAAGACCTCGTCGGCACCGCGGCCAGCACGCTGGTCAGCGACGAGACGGCCGAGCGCGCACAGGAGATCCACCGCGAATTGTGCGAAACTGACACCGAGCAGGCACGCCTCGAAACCGACTTGGAGACGGTGGATGGCGATCCCCTCACCGCCGAGGCGACGTTCACGCTCATCGATCAGGGCGACGAGACGTGGCGCGTGGGCGTCGTCCGTGACATCACCGAGCGCAAGGAACGCGAACGGGAACTGGCCGCCCAGTCGCGCCAGCAACGGGCCGTCGCGGAGCTCGGCAAGCACGCGCTCGGCGACACTGACCTCGACGCGTTCCTCGACCGGGCCGCGAGCGTCGTCGCCGCTGTCCTCGACAACGACTACTGCAAGGTGCTGGACCTCGACGCCGACGCCGGCGAACTGACGCTCCGACAGGGCGTCGGCTGGGATCCAGGTATCGTCGGCGCGGCCACCGTCTCCGCCACCGGCGACGACTCCCAGGCGGCGTACACGCTCGGCCAACAGGAGCCAGTCGTCGTCGAGGATCTGGCCGAGGACGCGCGGTTCTCGGGACCGGACCTCCTGACGGATCACGACGTGACGAGCGGGATCAGCGTCATCATCGGCTCGCTGGAGGATCCGTGGGGGATCCTCGGCACCCACGACACGGACCGAAAGGCGTTCGACGAACACGACGTGGACTTCGTTCGGAGCGTCGCCACCCTCGTCGCCGCCACCATCGACAACCACGACCGTCGGCGCTCGCTCGAAGACGCCACCGCGGCGTTCCGGAGCGCCAGCCAGATATCCGTCCGCGACGAACCCGTCGAGGAGCGGGCCCGGGATCTGCTCGCCCTCGGCAGCGACTTCCTCGGTCTCGACACCGGGTTCCTGACCCGTATCGACGCCGGGACGCAGACGATCGAACTCGTGGCCGGCGACACGGGAGTGATCGAGGAGGGCGTCGAATGCCCGATCGAACAGGCGTACTGCCGAACCGCGCTCGACGAACGGGGACTCGTCGCGACCCACGACGCCAGCGGATCGGAGTGGGTGAGTGACCTGGCGTACGGCACGTGGGACAGCGACGCCTACGTCGGCCACGTGATCTCCGTCGACGGCGAGCCGTACGGCACAATCGGCTTCGCGGGCGACGAGACGTGCGACGCGTTCGACGACATCGAACTGGCCTTCGTCGAACAGATCGCGCAGTGGATGCGCTACGAACTCTCGCGGCGGGACCGCGAGCGGAAACTCACCGAGCGCCGCCGCCGCTACCGGACGCTCATCGACAACCTCCCCAACGGCGCGGTGGTGCTGTTCGATCACGACCTCCGCTACACCACCTTCGGTGGCTCGCTGCCCGGGAACCTCGACGGGGAGTCCGACGTGGAGACCGAACGCATCGACGAAACCTTGCCGGAGCCGCTGGCCGCGCAGGTGCTGCCCAACTACCGGGCCACGCTGAACGGCGAGGAGCGGCAGTTCGTGATGACCCACGACGACGAGCTGCGGACGGTTCACACGACGCCGATCACGGCCGAAGACGGCACCGTCGTCGCCGGGATGGCCATCTCACAGGACATCACCGAACGGCGGGAGCGAGAGCGGAAACTCCGGCGCCAGCGCGAGCAGCTCTCCGTCCTCAACGACATCAACTCCCTCGTACAGGACATCTCCGAGACGGTGATCGAACAGTCCGACCCGGCGGCCGTCCAGTCGGCCATCCGCACGCATCTCCAGGAGTCGGCGTTCTACCGGACGGCCTGGGTCGGCACCGTCGGCCCGCACCGCGAGACCATCATGCGGGCGACGGGCTCCGACGCCGAAGATCTCCCCGTCGACCCCCCGATCGATATCGAGGGCGACTCCGTGACCGCCGAGGCAGTTCGCACCGGCGACATGTGCGTCGAGCAGGCGGTCGCGGCCGACAGTGTCGAGGCGATGGCAGCGATCCCGCTCACGTTCGAGGGGGCGCTGTACGGCGTCCTGACCGTCTTCACGTCGCGGACGGACGCGTTCGGCGACGCCGAGCGGACCACGCTCGACCGCCTCGGAACGATCGTCGCCCACGCCATGCTGTCGATCGACCGCGAGGCCCGCCTCCACCGGAGCGAACGCCTCTATCGCCGCCTCGCGGAGAACATCCCCAACGGGTCGGTGACGATGGTCGACACCGACCTCCGGTATCAGGTCGCCGCGGGAGAACTCCTCGAGTGGGTCGACATCGACGGCCGGGATCTACACGGCAAGCGACCGACCGAGGCCGACGCCCTCCCGGAAGAGGGCGGGCGGAAGGTCGAACGGGCCTGCGGTGCCGCCCTCGAGGGCGAAACCGTCTCCTACCGACTGGCGTACGGCGACCACGTCATCGACGCCCAGACGTTGCCGATCTGGGACGAGGCCGAAGAGTCGGTCGTCGGCGCGATGACGCTCGCCCGAGACATCACCGAACGCGTCGAGCAACAGCAGGAACTCGAACACGAACGCGAGCGTCTCGAACTCCTGATCCGACTGATCCGACACAACTTCCTCAACAGCCTCAACGTCGTCGACGCGCGGCTGAATCTCATCGAGGGACGCGTCGATTACGAGGTGTCGGACCATCTCGATACGGCCCAGCGGCGAACGGGCGAGATGATCGATCTGGTCGAGACGATCCGAAACCTGACCGACGCCACCATCGACAGCGACCAGCACGAACTCGAACCCGTGCGAGTCGACCGCGTCCTCGTCGACGAAACGGAGTCGGTGGCCGCCACCTACCCCGGCGCGGCGTTCACCGTCGGCGACCTTCCGCCCGTCTCGGTGGCGGCCGACTCCCTGCTCGGCGAGGCGTTCGGAAACGTCCTCCACAACGCCGTCCAGCACAACGACAAGGAGACGCCGCAAGTCACCGTCGACGCGACGGCGACCGACGAGACGGTCACGGTGTCCGTCGCCGACAACGGCCCCGGGATCCCCGCGGATCTCAAAGAGAGCATCTTCGAGAAGGGCATCCAGGGCTTCCAGAACCCGGGCACCGGATTCGGTCTGCATATCGTCCGCGAGATCGTCGACACGTACGGCGGCGAGGTGGCTGCCCTCGACGACGACCCCGAGGGGACGATCTTCCGGATCACGCTGGATCGGGCCGACATGGCGGAGACGTAG
- a CDS encoding phosphoribosyltransferase: MFQDRMEAGDRLAELLDQRDIAADLVLGIPRGGLPVARPVADRLDAPLDIVAAKKMGVPGNPEFAIGAAAGDGSAWLNESVIERYGIDEDYLNEERERAAETARQKIERYRGDRDPPEMEDKAVVVVDDGVATGATARACLRQVEGAGAARTVLAVPVAPPDSVAELEAEADEVIVVESPPNFTAVGACYREFEQVTDEEAMAYLGWDLPVE; encoded by the coding sequence ATGTTCCAGGATCGGATGGAGGCCGGTGACCGCCTGGCCGAACTCCTCGATCAGCGCGATATCGCGGCCGACCTCGTGCTCGGCATTCCACGGGGTGGCCTGCCGGTCGCGCGCCCCGTCGCCGACCGACTCGATGCGCCGCTCGACATCGTCGCGGCGAAGAAGATGGGGGTGCCCGGCAACCCCGAGTTCGCCATCGGCGCCGCGGCCGGTGACGGGAGCGCGTGGCTCAACGAGAGCGTCATCGAGCGGTACGGCATCGACGAGGACTACCTCAACGAGGAACGCGAACGCGCCGCCGAGACGGCACGGCAGAAGATCGAACGGTACCGCGGCGACCGCGACCCGCCGGAGATGGAGGACAAGGCGGTGGTCGTCGTCGACGACGGCGTCGCCACCGGGGCGACCGCCCGAGCGTGTCTCCGACAGGTGGAGGGCGCGGGGGCGGCACGCACCGTTCTCGCCGTGCCGGTCGCGCCCCCGGATTCGGTCGCCGAACTCGAAGCGGAGGCCGACGAAGTGATCGTCGTCGAGAGCCCGCCGAACTTCACGGCCGTCGGCGCCTGCTACCGCGAGTTCGAACAGGTAACCGACGAGGAAGCGATGGCGTATCTGGGCTGGGATCTCCCCGTGGAGTAA
- a CDS encoding sodium:calcium antiporter, which yields MFVEILFLLAGLAALVYGGELVVGGASGLAHGFGLPKLFVGVTVVAIGSSVPEIATSIYAGAYQAPQFAVGHIVGSATAQITVGVGVVALLSPLTLDRSKVRLYGGGMLVAMALMLATVWSGEATRVEGAALATIYLLFLALRYEDLDFHDAVDTRATESTWRSVASLGLGLALVVIGGHFLVVNSRNVALAAGVPHLVVGLLTGLGTTLPEIAIAAIAVSKDRSGIAIGTLLGSNITDPLFSFGVGAAVGGFTFADVGAVLGAGGYMLLASTVVVAVLFVRGRVSRLGAIGCISLYAPTFLV from the coding sequence ATGTTCGTCGAGATACTGTTCTTGCTCGCCGGGCTCGCGGCGCTCGTCTACGGCGGCGAACTCGTGGTGGGCGGCGCGAGTGGTCTCGCCCACGGCTTCGGCCTCCCGAAACTGTTCGTCGGCGTCACCGTCGTCGCCATCGGGAGTTCGGTCCCCGAAATCGCCACCTCGATCTACGCCGGCGCCTATCAGGCCCCGCAGTTCGCCGTCGGTCACATCGTCGGCTCCGCCACCGCACAGATCACCGTGGGCGTCGGCGTCGTCGCGCTCCTCTCGCCGCTCACGCTCGACCGCTCGAAGGTCAGACTCTACGGCGGTGGGATGCTCGTTGCGATGGCGCTCATGCTCGCGACTGTCTGGTCGGGTGAGGCGACGCGCGTCGAAGGGGCCGCGCTGGCGACGATATACCTCCTCTTTCTCGCGCTCCGGTACGAGGACCTCGACTTTCACGACGCCGTCGACACCCGGGCGACGGAGTCGACGTGGCGGTCCGTCGCCAGCCTCGGCCTCGGCCTCGCGCTCGTGGTCATCGGCGGACACTTCTTGGTCGTCAACAGCCGGAACGTCGCGCTCGCCGCCGGCGTTCCACACCTCGTCGTCGGGCTGTTGACCGGCCTCGGCACCACCCTCCCCGAGATCGCCATCGCCGCCATCGCCGTCTCGAAGGATCGGAGCGGTATCGCCATCGGCACGCTGCTGGGGAGCAACATCACCGATCCGCTGTTCTCGTTCGGCGTCGGCGCCGCCGTCGGCGGCTTCACGTTCGCGGACGTCGGCGCCGTCCTCGGCGCCGGCGGCTACATGCTGCTGGCCTCGACCGTCGTCGTCGCGGTGCTGTTCGTCCGCGGGCGGGTGAGCCGTCTCGGCGCCATCGGCTGTATCTCGCTCTACGCGCCCACCTTTCTGGTCTGA
- a CDS encoding TIGR03557 family F420-dependent LLM class oxidoreductase, giving the protein MDVGLFAAHEQYPPSRLLEFADVAEAAGFDRVWTSDHFHPWWHTDAHCGAAWPWLGAALERTETIGFGTGVTPPIGRYHPALIAQAFATLGAMYPGRVHCTLATGEALNEVPLGFEWPEYAERRRRLVDACEIIHSLWDGDTCEYDGHYWETNDARLYTLPDERVPLYVAGNGPHTARVAGRYADGFLTLADCDTYEETLVPALRDGAADAGRDPDEIKRIRQFGLSYADDYDDALDAVEFWTGSMAVDFDDEVADPREIERRAADIDREDWDEWGLVTADIADVDAVIDRHRDAGFDEIEFLSTSPDQEAFIEAAGTLPDVGGR; this is encoded by the coding sequence ATGGACGTGGGTTTGTTCGCGGCACACGAGCAGTATCCGCCCAGTCGGCTGCTGGAGTTCGCCGATGTCGCCGAGGCGGCGGGGTTCGATCGGGTGTGGACCAGCGACCACTTCCACCCCTGGTGGCACACCGATGCCCACTGTGGCGCGGCGTGGCCGTGGCTCGGCGCCGCGCTGGAGCGCACCGAGACCATCGGCTTCGGGACGGGCGTGACCCCCCCGATCGGCCGGTATCACCCCGCGCTCATCGCCCAGGCGTTCGCCACACTCGGCGCGATGTACCCCGGTCGTGTCCACTGCACGCTCGCCACGGGCGAGGCGCTCAACGAGGTGCCACTCGGCTTCGAGTGGCCCGAGTACGCGGAGCGCCGGCGGCGCCTCGTCGACGCCTGTGAGATCATCCACTCGCTCTGGGACGGCGACACCTGCGAATACGACGGCCACTACTGGGAGACGAACGACGCACGCCTCTACACACTCCCCGACGAACGGGTGCCGCTGTACGTCGCCGGCAACGGTCCCCACACCGCCCGCGTCGCGGGACGATACGCCGACGGCTTCCTCACGCTCGCCGACTGTGACACCTACGAGGAGACGCTCGTCCCCGCGCTCCGCGACGGCGCCGCGGACGCCGGCCGCGACCCCGACGAGATCAAACGGATCCGCCAGTTCGGCCTCTCCTACGCCGACGACTACGACGACGCCCTCGACGCCGTCGAGTTCTGGACGGGATCGATGGCCGTCGACTTCGACGACGAGGTGGCCGACCCTCGAGAAATCGAGCGCCGGGCGGCCGACATCGACCGCGAGGACTGGGACGAGTGGGGGCTGGTGACGGCCGATATCGCCGACGTCGATGCCGTGATCGACCGCCACCGCGACGCCGGCTTCGACGAGATCGAGTTCCTCTCGACCAGCCCCGACCAGGAGGCGTTCATCGAGGCGGCGGGGACGCTCCCCGATGTCGGGGGTCGGTGA
- a CDS encoding universal stress protein translates to MRAALADRGTAYDHESDATNRSGETPATVAVPTAATAETTVTEEGSELERSIGLVGGLAVGVGTLIERGLPTERIHTESTSVERPTQAIVDRSTEFDVIVMGEGESTLLTTILGETTERIAEGAVAPVLGVRRRAAA, encoded by the coding sequence GTGCGTGCCGCGCTCGCAGACAGGGGTACGGCGTACGACCACGAGAGCGACGCCACGAACCGATCGGGGGAAACGCCGGCGACGGTGGCGGTGCCGACGGCGGCCACCGCGGAAACGACCGTCACGGAAGAGGGGTCGGAACTCGAACGGTCGATCGGACTGGTCGGCGGCCTCGCCGTCGGCGTCGGGACGCTGATCGAGCGAGGGCTGCCGACCGAACGTATTCACACCGAGTCGACATCGGTCGAACGGCCGACGCAGGCCATCGTCGACCGCTCGACCGAGTTCGACGTCATCGTCATGGGCGAGGGCGAGTCGACGCTGCTGACGACGATCCTCGGCGAGACGACCGAACGTATCGCCGAGGGAGCCGTCGCGCCCGTCCTCGGCGTGCGGCGGCGAGCGGCGGCGTGA
- a CDS encoding universal stress protein, with the protein MYDSILVPIDGSGPSDAALDHARGLATQWNATVHVIHAIALPEPSMPGGDVPPTVIEDIEAESEQLVEDAIDDLEADGIDAEGGAFDGVAEEVIRDYVADHDIDLVVMGTHGRTGVKRLLLGSTTERTLRTVDVPILTVESPP; encoded by the coding sequence ATGTACGACTCGATACTGGTGCCGATCGACGGAAGCGGTCCGAGCGACGCCGCCCTGGATCACGCTCGAGGGCTGGCGACACAGTGGAACGCGACGGTACACGTGATCCACGCCATCGCACTCCCCGAACCGTCGATGCCGGGGGGTGACGTCCCGCCGACGGTCATCGAGGATATCGAAGCGGAGAGCGAGCAGCTGGTCGAGGACGCAATCGACGACCTCGAAGCCGACGGGATCGACGCCGAGGGGGGCGCCTTCGACGGCGTCGCCGAGGAGGTCATCCGCGACTACGTCGCAGACCACGACATCGACCTCGTCGTGATGGGGACCCACGGCCGAACGGGCGTCAAGCGACTGCTCCTCGGGAGCACGACCGAGCGAACTCTCCGGACGGTCGACGTGCCGATCCTCACGGTCGAGTCGCCGCCCTGA
- a CDS encoding universal stress protein, with protein sequence MEATPPRGRDLIVMGRTGAGDSETRVGSVTDRVLRTPSCPCDQTRKVGA encoded by the coding sequence ATGGAAGCGACCCCGCCGCGCGGGCGGGACCTGATCGTGATGGGACGGACGGGCGCGGGCGACAGCGAGACGCGCGTGGGATCGGTGACCGACCGCGTGTTGCGGACCCCGTCTTGTCCGTGTGATCAGACCAGAAAGGTGGGCGCGTAG
- a CDS encoding universal stress protein: MYDTIYLPNDGSDPAEAATTCGIELARRFDAAVSVVHVLEADVPPMIDVEPPEDPGREALDEEPRQALERAETQAADADVPCRTAVEPGRPHERIVERAAESDADLIVMGTHGRTGLERLLIGSVTERVLRTSDVPVLTTRADGTSAFDAVLVPTDGSDCAARATDHALAIADRYDATVHALSVVDVQSIAGAYHGGTVSAEFIDSLSRERQEAADAVAEQARERGVDVETTVLEGSPGRTITDYADEHGIDLVSMGTHGRSGVSRYLLGSVTERVLRTFPGPVLTAPPDTD, encoded by the coding sequence ATGTACGACACGATCTATCTACCGAACGACGGGAGCGATCCCGCCGAGGCGGCGACGACCTGTGGCATCGAGTTGGCGCGGCGTTTCGACGCCGCGGTATCGGTGGTACACGTCCTCGAGGCGGACGTGCCGCCGATGATCGACGTCGAACCCCCCGAGGACCCGGGACGAGAGGCGCTCGACGAGGAGCCGCGTCAGGCGCTGGAGCGCGCCGAAACCCAGGCGGCGGACGCCGACGTGCCCTGCCGGACGGCCGTCGAACCGGGCCGCCCTCACGAACGGATCGTGGAGCGGGCCGCCGAGTCAGACGCGGACCTGATCGTGATGGGTACCCACGGCCGGACGGGACTGGAGCGGCTCCTGATCGGCAGCGTCACCGAACGTGTCCTCCGCACGAGCGACGTGCCGGTTCTGACCACCCGGGCGGACGGCACGAGCGCGTTCGACGCGGTGCTGGTCCCGACCGACGGGAGCGACTGCGCGGCGCGTGCCACCGACCACGCGCTCGCCATCGCGGATCGGTACGACGCGACGGTTCACGCGCTGTCGGTCGTCGATGTCCAGTCCATCGCCGGCGCCTACCACGGCGGGACGGTCAGCGCCGAGTTCATCGACTCCCTCTCCCGCGAGCGCCAGGAGGCGGCCGACGCCGTCGCCGAGCAGGCGCGTGAGCGCGGTGTCGATGTCGAAACGACGGTCCTCGAAGGATCGCCGGGCCGGACCATCACCGACTACGCCGACGAGCACGGAATCGACCTCGTCTCGATGGGGACTCACGGACGGAGCGGCGTCAGCCGTTATCTGCTCGGCAGCGTCACCGAGCGCGTTCTTCGGACGTTCCCGGGGCCGGTGCTGACGGCGCCCCCTGATACGGATTGA